The sequence ATCACCCGGCGCTCGGAGAAGACGAAGCCGGTCCCTTCGAGGACCTTGCCGCAGCTCGGGGCCGTCCCCACGACCTTCACGATCGACTTCTTGGCGCGGGCGGCCACCGGGCTGCCCACGAGGGCCGGGTCCGGGGCCTTCACCTCGGTGATCGGCTCGTTGGCGAACGGGCTGAAGACCTGGGGGAAGCCGTTCTGCGCGAGGACGGACGAGAAGTCCTGGAACCAGCTGGGCGCCTGCTCCGGCATCACCCGGTCGACCCCGAGCAGCACCGAGGAGGTGCGGACCTCCTTGCCGAGGGTCGGCAGCGAGGTGCCCGCCAGGAGCAGGCCGATCATCCAGGCCACCAGGAGCATGGCCACCACGTTGACCAGCGCGCCGCCGGTGGCGTCCAGGGCGCGGGCGGGCGACCACGTGATGTACCGGCGGAGTCTGTTGCCCAGGTGGGTGGTGAAGGCCTGACCGATCGAGGCGCAGATGATCACGACGACGACCGCGCCGATGGCGACCGCCGTGGAGACCTCGGCGTCCTCGGTCACCCGGTCCCAGATGACCGGCAGCAGGTAGACGGCGACGAGGCCGCCCCCGAGGAAGCCGATCACCGACAGGATGCCGACGACGAAACCCTGTCGGTAGCCGATGACCGCGAACCACACGGCAGCCACCAGCAGCAGGATGTCCAGCACGTTCACCGTCTGTAGCCTCGCAGTTTCGTCACCTGGCCCGTCGGTGGTGACGGGGTCCGGGCCAGGCCCGGAACAGCGCAGCAGGACAGCCAGCGTGTCATGAGCGCCAGTCGAGCGGCACCTGTCTGGTCCTGTCCCAGGGGCGTTCCCATCCCGCGTAGTGGACGATCCGGTCGATCACTCCGGCCGTGAAACCCCAGACCAGGGCCGATTCGACCAGGAATGCCGGGCCGCTGTGTCCGCTCGGATGGACGGCCGTCGCCCGGTTCGCGGGATCCGTGAGATCCGCCACGGGGACCGTGAAGACC is a genomic window of Streptomyces sp. YPW6 containing:
- a CDS encoding MarP family serine protease — encoded protein: MNVLDILLLVAAVWFAVIGYRQGFVVGILSVIGFLGGGLVAVYLLPVIWDRVTEDAEVSTAVAIGAVVVVIICASIGQAFTTHLGNRLRRYITWSPARALDATGGALVNVVAMLLVAWMIGLLLAGTSLPTLGKEVRTSSVLLGVDRVMPEQAPSWFQDFSSVLAQNGFPQVFSPFANEPITEVKAPDPALVGSPVAARAKKSIVKVVGTAPSCGKVLEGTGFVFSERRVMTNAHVVGGVDEPTVQIGGEGRLYDATVVLYDWQRDIAVLDVPDLRARPLQFTAPDDDAETGDSAIVAGFPENGAYDVRSARVRARINADGPDIYHRGTVRRDVYSLFATVRQGNSGGPLLTPDGKVYGVVFAKSLDDPDTGYALTADEIREDIEIGRTANQQVDSQGCAL